The Candidatus Denitrolinea symbiosum DNA window TACAGCACTAGAAAAGTTACGAGCATCATTAGAGCGTGCTTGGTATGAGGAAGATGCCTTCGATCAAATAGCCAGGTTTGCGCAACGCGTTTTAGATGTTGATGTCGTTACTTACTATAAACTAGGCTATGGTAACGGATGGCCTAAACCCCGCCCAATGCAACTAGGAGCCTGGTTCCCCAATCGTCTCGAAGATGAAGCATTTCACCGAGACAATCCACCTCCCGTCTTACTTGTCTCACGGTGGGAGGTGCTCCCTGAACAAAACTCCAAGAATAATGTTGACCTTCTGCCCTCGGGTTGGGCCGGATTATCAGAAAAGGATTTTTTTATATTGCGGGAGCAAATCGAGTCTACCGTATTTCTGCCGGTCGGGACAAAAAAGCGGCGTCTCGGCGCTCTCTTTCTCAACTACCGCGTCCAGAAAACTTTTAGCGACACAGACAAGTTGATGTTTAATACATTTTTGCAGACGATCATTCCCTTTTTTGATGGAGCGAGGAGGCATTCAGATACACAGGAGGGGTTTGAAAATGAGATTTTCATCCTTCATGATCTCATTGGAAGATCGGGTCGTGCGGGTCAATCACTAGACTCAAAATTAACATCACTGAAACAAAACAAAGTTTTGGGTAATGAGATAGATTTCAGCAAAATGCTTGATGAATTAAGAGAAGATGTAAACAAGCTCACTCGTGAAACCAATAGCGCCTCCATTAAAACAAGCGTGGACGTTCGTGATCATTTGCATCAGGGCTTGGTTGAGGCTTTTAGTGTCGCGACGGGTCAACTTGCTCATGCCTATGGTGTTGGTTTTGCTTGGCAATTAAACCCACCGCAAATCGGTACGGCGTTTCCGTTTGAATTCAGACTCGCGGTTTTCAGCATTGTTGTAGAAGCCGCTCACAATGCTATCCGAGAGGGACATGCCAATATCGTCAATGTCACACTTGCTCAGGACACAAAATTTCTTAGCATTGTGATAACAAACGATGGACTTACTTGGGATCCACTACAACCTGGAAGCAGATATAGTGAATATGGAATTAAGTCAAAACTGAAAATAGCACGAGAGACTATGTTTGCAACATCCGAGTGGGATGATACTGGAAACAAGCTGACAGTGCAGATTCCACTTCTGCCATTTTTGAGTGGAAAGGATCCCTATGAATAAGAAACGTGTACTAGTAGTGGACGATGAACCTTTCGCTCGAAGCGGGGTTTGCGCAGAGCTACTAAAGGTAGATGATTTTGATATCAAAGAATGCGGAAATGTCGAAGATGCATTGGAATTATTGCGAAAACATACTGATTTCTCGCTTGTATTAGTGGACCTTCGTCTCCCGGAAACTAGACAGGCGGAAGCAGAACATCAAGTATCGCCTGGAGCCGGGGCCGCACTACTTCGGAGAATATCCAATGATTTTCCCTTTGCAAGTAGAAATCTAGTACTTTATACTACTAAAGGAGCCATCCCAGATGTAGGTGATATGCAACATGTTCTAAGGGCGGGCGCCTCTGCATTGGCTGCCTTTTCCGGTGTTTCAAAGGAAAAGGTTTTCAATGATCTAAAAGCCATAGTGAACGGGGAGTGGATAGTCCACGCTCCTTTCAAGAACACGGGAATTGTAGCAATCGATCCCGAAAATGAATGCCCGTTTGATCAAGTTGAGTATTATTGCATAAGACTCATTGCAGAAAACCGAGGCAAGAAAGGGGCAGCAGAAAAATGGAACGAAGAAAGAAGTCAAGAAATACCATTAACCGAGCACATAATAGACGATCTCTTGGAGGATATCTATGCTCGCATGGCCGAAGAGTACGATGATTTTTATGAACTGGGTAGGGATGCAAAACAAAGAAGATTGTCAAAGTGGTATCACGATGATGCAGTTCCGCGTTATGGTCGGGCTGTGCCAGTAGATTACGTTTCCAAAAATAAACGCACAAAGAGTCGCTTAAGCACTGAAAACAAGGCTAGATCGAATCAACAATAGTTTTGGCAGGGCTGGTGAATGATATTTGATCCAGTTCAATATATTCCTGGAGAACATAAGAAAACCAAAAATATGTAAGCGGATTGCTCTCCTTCTTAATAATGTACATGTGGTAATTTAGTACCGCCATTTTACACGTCAGTAATGAATTATGGTAACTACATTCTTGGCGCACAAAAAGGATTTTAACATGAAAAATAGCAATAATATAAGGGCGGAGAACATGCTAAAATGGTGATATGCGTTTTCAGATTGCGTTTCTCCTTGTAGGCATTGGGATTACCATTGCTTTTGCGCTTCTTCCTATTGGATTTCCTGAAATGCCACATTCGCTAATTGTTGCGGGTATATTATTCGGTATTCTTATTTCTCTTACTGGGTTGGTCATGCTAATTTTGCCCCAAAAATCCAAGAATATTCTTATCATACCGAGCGTTATAAAAAATGGACAATGGGTGAGTGCAAGAATAATTAACCCTCTAAATAAAGTAATAGAATGTTATTGCATATGGAGAACAATAGAGATAAATGGAAAAATAAGAGACGATGTAAAACAATACATAACATCACACAGCACTAGAGTATCATGGTCTGGGGGCGATACAAACGGGGCTACCGAGGGAATTAAGCATATTGACGACGAGGGAATATTGAATATAGCGACCCCAACTAATGCGGGGCTTAAATTTGAGACCGCTAAAGGAGGACGGGAGTTTGGACTTGATAAAGATTACGGAAAAGGGGAATATAAAATTGGTTTTGAATTGAAATATAGGCCTCTAGGTGAAGGAGAATTTCAATCTAAGTTATTTGATGTAAATTTCAGTTGTTGGATAGAGCCAAGAAGAATAGTAAGAGTTTTTAGCGAAGGCGATGATAAATTTGAAGATGTTGACATTATAATATGTGAGGTTGGCCCTCAACTATTTACCGGCAATAATCAGGTTTTATGTTTGTATTTAAAGATTATTCGAGAAGAAGATTGAATAGGCATTTGAAGGATATTATGATGGTCGCACTTGCTGGATTTATCAGGGAGCGATTAAATAAGTCTGTGTATTTCCTATTCCCCAAGAGGGAAATATAACGGTTCAATCTTTATTATCGTGGAGAGAAAACAAGAAAGATAATCTTGAAGGTATTTATTGAATATGGATTTGTAAATAAAAAATCAGTGGCTTACAGTATCGGAAAAGAAATCTATGAAACAGTAGGATTGAAAATGTCAGAATTCCATTGTGAAAAATACAAAGACATTGAGTTTGAAACGTATCCTCTGATAAAAGTCTTTTCCCTTTGGAAAAAAAAACCGAAAATATTTAGATACTTTCCATATTGGACTGCACAAAAAGTTACTTTTGTAGTGAAGATAAAATCAGAGACTAATCAAAAATTGCTCTCTGATATTCCCATATTTTCAAAGCCAAGTGATTCTTCCTTTTTTGAAAGAGTAGAAGTTGGAGAGCATTGTAGATTAGAAGAAAATGGGAGGCAAGCGAGAATACTTACAGACGGCCTTCGTGGTTCATATGTTTTGAAATATTATTTTGGAAGCCCTGCAACAAGCGGAGCAAAAGAAATTGTTGAACTTCAAGGCAATTGGAAAGATAAAATTTGGTTTATTGTTTTTGGTTTAGTTGGTGGTTTTATTGGAAGCCTGATTGTTTTTGTTCTTGGAGTGATGTTTGAACTTATAAAAATTAATCCGTATTGGGAAGTGTGGATTAATCGCTAAAAAGGTCTGTTTGTCAAGTATGTAGTTACCAGAATTATTTATACCGACACCTTCCCCCCACCCCCCACCTAAATCCCCTATTATCCGCAACCGATGACCTGGTTGTTCCTCTACGCGTTCGCTCTCAGCCTGTACGATCTGCGCACGCGCCGCATCCCGAATTGGGCAACCCTGCCGTTGATCGTGGCGGGATTGGCCGCGCATTTCCCCGGTTCTCCCGATGTCTGGTTTGCCAGCATCGGACTGTTCCTCGTCTGGTCAATCGGCTGGATGGGCGCGGGGGACGCCAAACTCTGGATCGCCCTGCTGTGGGCATTGCCGGTGGAGATGTCAAGCCGGGCGCTTCCCTTGATGTTCCTTGCATTCTTTGTCACTGGTCTTCCTCAACTCGCGTGGAGACTGATCCGCAAGCGACCCGTCACCAACCTTCTCACCCCTAGTGCATGGCGCACGATCCCCTTCCTGCTGTTTTGTTGGTATGTACACTGACCTGTTCCGCGCCCTGCTCAACCGCAAGAACGCACGTGAGCATCCCATCCTGTCTGCTTTGACATACGCCTTCTGTCCCGCTGCGGCCTATTGGTGGAAGGCCGGCGCAGACCCGGTTCCACCTTTTGATCCTGTCTGGCAATCCCTGCATGACCTAACCTCCGACGGAACGCTCCTCGATCATCTCACCCGCTATGAATTCAGCGGATTGATCGAGGAGATTAGGAAGTATGTGGAGGAGGTTAAAGCCTATCGCGCGCTCCATCCCATTCAAGCACCGGAACTCATGCCCATCTTTCGCGGCGGATCTATCCCCAGCAGAATGCGCTTCGGTTCGCAGAATGCGATCGCTCATCTCGGCAACGATTGGCGCAACCTGTTTATCTACATCCGCACTTGGGCATTTCTCTCACAGGATTGGCGGCGCGGCATAGGTATCTCACCAGATATGGAGTACAGCCTCACTAGCGAGACCGTGGCACTCACCCTGCCGGGCATTCGTCTCCCCGTCCAGTTTGAGACGTGGGTTTGGAAAGTGTCGGTCGGGCATGTGAAGGAAACCCGCATCGGTCTGCTGACTCAAAACAGGGAACAAGATCCCTTGCGCTTCGCGCTCCTGGCACGTTGCAGCCCACTGGGAGATCAACCCTGGCCGAACACCCCGCTCATCTTCGCCCTGGACCGCGAGAGCGGGGAGGTCAAAAACCATGACCCGACTTTGGAAGATAAAGACCTGGAACCTCTTGTGTCCTCCCTGGCGGCTCTCGCCAAAAAGGGACCACATCCTCCCTTGAACGCCCTACATCATCCTACTACCTGCCGAACCTGTGGATACCAAAACTTATGCTTCGACAAACACACCATCTCCCCGCATGCCCTCGCCCGCCTATGAAAAAAGCCCGACCCTTCATCCTGCTCTTTCTGTTTCTGGGATTCGTCTCGTTGAGTTTCCTCGGGGTGGCTGTCCGCCCGGCGCAGGCGCTCAGCGCGCCCTATGATACGACTCCCACGCCCACCCCCTCGCCGACCCCAACTCCTGGTGGCGGCGGGACCAGCATCACCGAGATTTTCTATCATCTAGTCTTCCCTGCCGAGACGATCTCCGAAGCCCTCGCCAGCATTTTCAACAAGGCTGTGGAGACCGAGATCAACGCCATGAGTGAGGAGGTAGCGCGCTGGACGAGCGTGATTGGCGAGATCATCCAGGCTCCCAGCCAGGGCGATTACAGCAAGGTCGCCCAATCCAGCCTGCCGGTCGCGGCCGCGCTCGCTCCGGCCTTATTCCTCCTGCGCTTGGCGCTCTATCACTGGGGACGACTTCTCGGCGATGACGATACCGGGTTGCGCGTGGTGGGGGACTGGGTTACAGCGGGCGCGCTGGCTGTGGCCGCAGGTCCACTGCTCGATCTGATCGTTCAACTCGGATGGTGGATGGTGGGTAAGGTGATCGGCGAAACCGCCGCGCTTGCCGTGGAGTTTGTTCAATCCACCACCGCCACCTCCGCGACGTTGGGGCTGTTGAACCTGACCTTCCTCGGCAGTTTGATCTCCATCGCTTTGGCGTTGGGATCATTGATTGCCATTGGCGGAATGTTGTTCGCCTTCGCCTCCGCCAATGCCGTATTGTTTATTCTGGCCGTGCTCGGTCCGCCACTTGCAATCGCCAGTACATTACCCCAGGTGACCTGGTTGCGCTCCCTGTGGTTGAAGGCCGTGATAGTGATCGCACTTCTGCCCGTGGTGGCAGGTGGAATCTTCAAGGCTGGTTTGGCCGCCAGTTATTTCTTCGACCAGCAGGGCTTGCTGTCCGCCGTGATCCGGGTGATATGGCTGTGGGGCGCGACAGGTCTCTTGATCTCCATCGCGGGCATCCTCGGCAAGATGACCATCACTACCACTGCCGATGCGGTTGGAAAATTATTCCAGGCGGTGAAGCAGGTCGCTTCCATCGCGGCATTGGCCGCCAGCGGCGTGGGCGCGGCCGAAGGCGCAGCCGCAGGTGGAGCAGGAGCGGCGGGAGGAGCGGCGGCAGGCGGCGCCACCGGCGGGGAAGCCGCCATGAGTCATTTGGGCAGCGCCGGACAACTGACCCAACGCGCCGGGATCTTCGAAGCCTTGGGATTGAAAACTCCGGCCGCATACAACCGCTCCCAAGCACACGAACACGAACTCGCCGCGCGCCAGGCCGAACTGGGCGAACGTATGCAACGATTCGATGGTGCACAGACGCAGACCCAAACGGACTATGGTTTTTCCCCGTCCGTGAACAGCGCCATTCAATCCAACTTCAGCGGATCGCACGATGATTTTCAACGCGGCTTTGATGGCCTGTCTCCGCATATCTCCTCACAGGGTTTCGATCCGAACGTCTTTGCGGCGCAATATCCTGAGGCCACTGCCCACATGGTACAAGCCTATAACGATCACCCGGAAGACATCAACGGCGCTCAAAATCCGCTCTATCGCGCCGCCCAACTGGGCAATGCCGGACAGATTCAGCAGATGCTCACCTTCCGTTCCAATCAGGAAGACGGGAACGCATGAGCCTGTCCGAATCCTTCGCGTTGGTTTCGTTCACGCTTTTCAGTTTCGCCGATCTGCGTTATCGCCTCGTCCCGGGCATCGAGTGGTTCCTGATCGGGACGATCCTCCTGACCTTTCCCTCCAACCCATTGCAGAGCGGTTTGATCCTGCTGGCGTGTGGTTGGGGCGTGCTCCAAAATCTTTCCGGCTGGTTGGCGATTCCATTATTGTTCTATCCACCTGCCTGGCCGGTGCTGCTCACCGGTTATGGGTATCGCAAAGGCATGATCGGCCGCGCGGATCTACTGGCGATTGCAGGTTTGGCCTGTCTCTTTCCCCTGCCTGCAGTGCTGCTGTCCCTGCTTGGCTTGGAGTTATGGCGGAGGGTTTGGATTCGCAGACGAAGTGGTTCGATACCGGCATTGCCCGGAATGTTACTTGGATTGCTCGTCTTCTTACTGTTTCGAATAATCCTGTAACCAAAACAAGAGATTCTCTCAAGTCATGAGTTTTTACACGAGGTGACGCAGGTGAAGAATATCCAGGTGCCGACGGAGGAGTGAAGAGAGTGGATGATTAGAGAATAGAGAGTAGTGCGTGTGGCGTATTGCGTAAGACCTCCGAGGGTGGCTCGGAGGCCTTCATGTGAAAACTGTCTGTTCTGAAATTTCGTTATGAATGCATTTTTCTAAAACGTGTTTGATACACGATGTTGTCTCGGAACAAAATCCACGAGATATATCTTTCTACTAAATCTTCCAGTTGCTGTGTGTCTTCTTCTCCAACTGAAACTGTAAGTTTTATGTTTGGGTTGCCTCTGTGAAGAAGAGAGTTTCGGATTTTGTTGAACTTTCCAAACGCTACAATATCGTTTTCGTATCCATTCAGTTTTGCTTCATTGGCAAGGGCTTCAAAACGAAGAGCAAGACCTGGCTGGTGCAATTTTTCAAGGTGCTCAAGATAGGCTAACAGTTCTTCTTTTTCATCTTCGTTACTGTTTGAAATTAGAACTTTAATCTTGTTAAATCTCTTCTCCTGTTGGTTGTCTGTAATGTCGTCTTTACTTACCTTTCCAAGAGCGATTTCCAACGGTGTAAACAAGGCAAGGAATTTTGAAACTCCATCTCTTTCAGACCAAGCGCGAAGAATCCATCTAAAAACCGCAATCGCAAATTCGTGTGCTGAAGGCTGAGCTTTCTCTACTCCTTTAAAAGTATTTTGGATAGCTTCTACACCTGTCGGTTTAAGACTTAATTCTTCCAGCATTTGAAGCCATGAGCCTGTAATTCTGTATGCCCAATCTTCCTCATCTCTGATCGCAAATACGTTTTCGTTTATCAATTCAAGAACAAATTGCGGATGAAAGCGTAATCCAATAATTCCAGCAACCAAGGCGGCAATATTTCTAAAATTGCTGATATCCTTTTCCGCCAATTTGATAATTTCATTATGTGCACCTGACTTCTTATCATTGTGGAACTTCTCTGATAACTCTGTAGGAACCTCAATACTTTTGATGCATTGGATTTCTGTGAAAAAGTTTCTTGGATAGTCTGAATCTGCTGGGTTTTTGAAGTATTGCCACTTTCCCATTGGAGAAATACCATCAGGAAACACATACTTCCCACTGTCGGATGATATTACTATACCCCTTCTTGGCCGATGTCCGATATAAACCATGACATCGTAACCTTGAATGCCAAACCCAAATTCCAATTCTTCTCTATCGGAAAGAGAGCACCCGATTGAATCATAAAGTCGGCGATACCCAACGCGTTCTATAGCCATAATTTTGTGGTTTTAGGGATTAATTTTGAAGTTCTTCAATATCAACAAATTGCTGTTGTGGTGGAGGTAATTCCAAAGGCTTTTTTCCAGGTATTCCTCTAATTAGAGATCGTAACTTGTGATCAATCACGCCAATGTCAATAAACAAAGATTTGTAGACTTTATACCGTTTTTCCCAGACTCTCCTATGGGATGAAATCTCGGTTTTCAATTCTTTCCCTAAATCAATCAATTGGGTTGCCAAATCATTGACCTTGTTTGAGTAGTCATTGCTAGAAAGGAAATCATAGACCTGTTGCACCGCTTTCGATTTCGCCTCATTTGAAAGACGAAGCATGTAAATCCTGACCAAACTATCTCGGAGGGTTTGAGTAATGGGCTCAAGACTGACAGGGCTGATTACAAAAACCGTTTTCTCGACAAAATAGAATTGTTTCTTCGACGGAAAAACATTTGTAACTAATACTGCAAAATCAGCGCCGCGAACACGCCGAGCAGTTTTTGCTTGGTCAATATGCTTTTTATCGAAAACCTTTACCTTTTTGCATTCGTAGACAATTATTCCAATTTGCTGTCCTTGCTCAATCACAAACTGGAGAATGTCGCCGCCTTTTCCTGGATGCTCAAATCTGTCGTGCGGAAATAGTTCCTGCAATGTAGCAAGCAATTTGCCTTCTTCGAGCAAGCCTTCGATTTGCGGAGTAATTCCCTTTTGGATTTGCTCTTTCAATTTCTTGATTTCGGCATTTGCCTGTTGATATTTATCGGCGGATAATTTCAGGCTCTTTTCGAGTTGAGCCATTTTGTTCTTGGTTTTGGTAATCTCAGCCTGTTGTTTCTTGAATTCCGCCTCCTGTTTTTTGAGCTGAGCCTTTTGTTGCTCTATACCTTTAGCAACCCCCTCTTTGACTTGGGCTTGCATTTGTTTCTTTAGAGACGATTCGACTTGCTTTCGTTGTTGTTTCAACCGTCGCTCTGCAAGAGCCCGTTCTTTCTTAATGGCTTGGTCTGTCTTTTTTGCCTGATCGGCTAATGCCTTTTTTGTCTGGGCGCGCAACTTTGCCTGTTCGGCTTTGAAGGACTGCTCCTTTTCTCGGAGTTTCTTCCGCTCTGCTTCAACTATTTGCTTATTCTTCTTGGCTTGCTCTTTTAACTTCTTTTGCTCGGCTTCTAGGTGTTTGATATGCTTTTGCTTCTCGTCCCACAATCCCAAAGCCTTGTCGTATTCCGTTTGAGTGAGTGGTTTTCCGCAAACAGGGCAAGTGAGAGAATTTTGCTTTGCCATAGTTTTACCCTCGCATGTTAACGATTTGTTGCAAGTTTATGAAAGTATACCTGCATTTACAATTTATCTCAGAAGCGATCTTGCACTGAGCGATTGTGAACAGAGGAGATTTCATTTTGCCCACCAAGGTGGGCGATTGCCAGAATTATACAACTCAATAGCGACAGACGAACCCCTCCCTTTCCGCTAACAGAATATCATGCCCCCATGCCGCGCTCCGGAACCTTGGGTAACCCACAACCATACACTCCCTTTGGTGTCTTCGCTGGCCTGCCCTTCTGGGGCGGCGGCCTCACCCTATTAGCCGCAGCGCCAGGATTGGGTAAGACCTCCTGGCTGCTGCGGATGGTCTTCGATGCCGCATCCATTCACATTCCCGCCGCGATTGGTTGTTACGAACACACCCCCGAGGAACTGCGTTACCGCCTCTTCCTGCAAGTGGAAGCCATGACCTGCGGTCCCCACCTGCCCGCGCCGCGCACACAGGTGGAACGCAAACTGGCGAACGCCAGCGAGTCTGTTTTGTTGTCTTTGAACTCGCAGGAAGATACCGTGCGCGGATTGGAGGCCACGCTCTTGCATGATTACGCCTTTCCCGTGCAAGGTCCCACGCTCGTAGCCGTTGACTATCTCAACCGCGTGCCCGTGGTTGGCTTGACCGGCATGATGAGCGAGAACGGACGAAGCGGTGAAGCTGCAGCCTCCCTGCGTGAACTGGCGCGTCGTCACGGCTGGGCGGTCATCGCCGCGGCCGCGCTGAAATCCGATTCTTTTGAAACAGTGGAAGACTTGTCCGCCCTGCTTGGCGACGAACGCGTCCCGTAT harbors:
- a CDS encoding prepilin peptidase, which translates into the protein MTWLFLYAFALSLYDLRTRRIPNWATLPLIVAGLAAHFPGSPDVWFASIGLFLVWSIGWMGAGDAKLWIALLWALPVEMSSRALPLMFLAFFVTGLPQLAWRLIRKRPVTNLLTPSAWRTIPFLLFCWYVH